A part of Vigna radiata var. radiata cultivar VC1973A chromosome 11, Vradiata_ver6, whole genome shotgun sequence genomic DNA contains:
- the LOC106777406 gene encoding nudix hydrolase 8 isoform X3, with protein MSCSFGHTSTPARGLNSFSSNSACISETVNAGRTTAYSSLLSNFSSVRFSRQLNCFGGLFLRNYEALNNIYMAHRAVISSVGRDDLAAETSFHRMNGINGSTSSLGYRNLRVLDAFDDVYEGIVVDSDGLPDDPNNFEAILRFSLSHWKKMGKKGIWLRLPLEKSDLVPIAIKEGFGYHHAEPGYVMLTYWIPEGPCMLPFNASHHVGVGGFVINHRNEVLVVQEKYCAPANRGLWKIPTGFVLQSEEIYEGAVREVKEETGICTEFIEVIAFRHAHKVAFEKSDLFFICMLRPLSAEITVDDPEIEAAKWMPLVEFVEQPLLQEDSMFKKIINICIACVEKRYSGLSAHHMVSKFDVEI; from the exons ATGTCATGCTCTTTTGGTCATACTTCGACACCTGCTAGAGGACTAAA TTCATTCTCTTCCAATTCGGCTTGCATTTCTGAGACTGTAAATGCTGGAAGAACAACAGCCTATTCCTCTTTGCTCTCTAATTTCAGCAGCGTTAGATTCTCTAGACAGCTCAACTGTTTCGGAG GGTTATTTCTGAGGAACTATGAAGCCTTGAATaacatttacatggctcatagAGCTGTTATCAGTTCAGTTGGTCGAGATGATCTTGCGGCAGAAACGAGTTTCCATCGTATGAATGGCATAAATGGCTCAACTTCTAGCTTGGGTTACAGAAATCTGAGAGTACTTGATGCGTTTGATGATGTGTATGAAGGGATTGTAGTTGATTCAGATGGGTTACCAGACGACCCCAATAACTTCGAAGCTATTCTgcgtttttctctttctcattgGAAAAAGATG GGAAAGAAGGGGATTTGGCTTAGATTGCCTTTAGAGAAATCTGACCTAGTTCCAATAGCTATTAAG GAAGGCTTTGGATACCACCATGCAGAACCAGGATATGTGATGTTAACATACTGGATTCCTGAAGGACCTTGCATGCTTCCATTCAATGCATCACATCATGTAGGAGTTGGGGGATTTGTCATCAATCACAGAAATGAG GTCCTTGTAGTCCAAGAGAAGTACTGTGCTCCTGCAAATCGTGGTCTTTGGAAGATACCAACGGGATTTGTTCTACAG TCAGAGGAGATATACGAAGGAGCCGTAAGAGAAGTGAAGGAAGAAACTGGG ATTTGTACCGAGTTCATTGAAGTCATAGCATTCAG ACACGCACACAAGGTGGCATTTGAGAAGTCAGATTTGTTCTTCATCTGCATGTTAAGACCCCTGTCAGCTGAGATCACTGTTGATGATCCTGAAATTGAAGCGGCCAAG TGGATGCCTCTGGTTGAGTTTGTAGAGCAACCACTTCTCCAAGAAGATTCAATGTTCAAGAAGATCATAAATATCTGTATTGCTTGTGTTGAGAAACGTTACAGTGGACTATCTGCACATCACATGGTTTCCAAATTTGATG TGGAAATTTGA
- the LOC106777406 gene encoding nudix hydrolase 8 isoform X1, whose protein sequence is MSCSFGHTSTPARGLNSFSSNSACISETVNAGRTTAYSSLLSNFSSVRFSRQLNCFGGLFLRNYEALNNIYMAHRAVISSVGRDDLAAETSFHRMNGINGSTSSLGYRNLRVLDAFDDVYEGIVVDSDGLPDDPNNFEAILRFSLSHWKKMGKKGIWLRLPLEKSDLVPIAIKEGFGYHHAEPGYVMLTYWIPEGPCMLPFNASHHVGVGGFVINHRNEVLVVQEKYCAPANRGLWKIPTGFVLQSEEIYEGAVREVKEETGICTEFIEVIAFRHAHKVAFEKSDLFFICMLRPLSAEITVDDPEIEAAKWMPLVEFVEQPLLQEDSMFKKIINICIACVEKRYSGLSAHHMVSKFDGKSSSLYYNVINMEDINCLTQI, encoded by the exons ATGTCATGCTCTTTTGGTCATACTTCGACACCTGCTAGAGGACTAAA TTCATTCTCTTCCAATTCGGCTTGCATTTCTGAGACTGTAAATGCTGGAAGAACAACAGCCTATTCCTCTTTGCTCTCTAATTTCAGCAGCGTTAGATTCTCTAGACAGCTCAACTGTTTCGGAG GGTTATTTCTGAGGAACTATGAAGCCTTGAATaacatttacatggctcatagAGCTGTTATCAGTTCAGTTGGTCGAGATGATCTTGCGGCAGAAACGAGTTTCCATCGTATGAATGGCATAAATGGCTCAACTTCTAGCTTGGGTTACAGAAATCTGAGAGTACTTGATGCGTTTGATGATGTGTATGAAGGGATTGTAGTTGATTCAGATGGGTTACCAGACGACCCCAATAACTTCGAAGCTATTCTgcgtttttctctttctcattgGAAAAAGATG GGAAAGAAGGGGATTTGGCTTAGATTGCCTTTAGAGAAATCTGACCTAGTTCCAATAGCTATTAAG GAAGGCTTTGGATACCACCATGCAGAACCAGGATATGTGATGTTAACATACTGGATTCCTGAAGGACCTTGCATGCTTCCATTCAATGCATCACATCATGTAGGAGTTGGGGGATTTGTCATCAATCACAGAAATGAG GTCCTTGTAGTCCAAGAGAAGTACTGTGCTCCTGCAAATCGTGGTCTTTGGAAGATACCAACGGGATTTGTTCTACAG TCAGAGGAGATATACGAAGGAGCCGTAAGAGAAGTGAAGGAAGAAACTGGG ATTTGTACCGAGTTCATTGAAGTCATAGCATTCAG ACACGCACACAAGGTGGCATTTGAGAAGTCAGATTTGTTCTTCATCTGCATGTTAAGACCCCTGTCAGCTGAGATCACTGTTGATGATCCTGAAATTGAAGCGGCCAAG TGGATGCCTCTGGTTGAGTTTGTAGAGCAACCACTTCTCCAAGAAGATTCAATGTTCAAGAAGATCATAAATATCTGTATTGCTTGTGTTGAGAAACGTTACAGTGGACTATCTGCACATCACATGGTTTCCAAATTTGATGGCAAGTCATCTTCCCTGTActataatgtcatcaacatggAAGATATCAACTGTCTCACTCAAATCTAA
- the LOC106777406 gene encoding nudix hydrolase 8 isoform X2 has product MSCSFGHTSTPARGLNSFSSNSACISETVNAGRTTAYSSLLSNFSSVRFSRQLNCFGGLFLRNYEALNNIYMAHRAVISSVGRDDLAAETSFHRMNGINGSTSSLGYRNLRVLDAFDDVYEGIVVDSDGLPDDPNNFEAILRFSLSHWKKMGKKGIWLRLPLEKSDLVPIAIKEGFGYHHAEPGYVMLTYWIPEGPCMLPFNASHHVGVGGFVINHRNEVLVVQEKYCAPANRGLWKIPTGFVLQSEEIYEGAVREVKEETGICTEFIEVIAFRHAHKVAFEKSDLFFICMLRPLSAEITVDDPEIEAAKWMPLVEFVEQPLLQEDSMFKKIINICIACVEKRYSGLSAHHMVSKFDEIIP; this is encoded by the exons ATGTCATGCTCTTTTGGTCATACTTCGACACCTGCTAGAGGACTAAA TTCATTCTCTTCCAATTCGGCTTGCATTTCTGAGACTGTAAATGCTGGAAGAACAACAGCCTATTCCTCTTTGCTCTCTAATTTCAGCAGCGTTAGATTCTCTAGACAGCTCAACTGTTTCGGAG GGTTATTTCTGAGGAACTATGAAGCCTTGAATaacatttacatggctcatagAGCTGTTATCAGTTCAGTTGGTCGAGATGATCTTGCGGCAGAAACGAGTTTCCATCGTATGAATGGCATAAATGGCTCAACTTCTAGCTTGGGTTACAGAAATCTGAGAGTACTTGATGCGTTTGATGATGTGTATGAAGGGATTGTAGTTGATTCAGATGGGTTACCAGACGACCCCAATAACTTCGAAGCTATTCTgcgtttttctctttctcattgGAAAAAGATG GGAAAGAAGGGGATTTGGCTTAGATTGCCTTTAGAGAAATCTGACCTAGTTCCAATAGCTATTAAG GAAGGCTTTGGATACCACCATGCAGAACCAGGATATGTGATGTTAACATACTGGATTCCTGAAGGACCTTGCATGCTTCCATTCAATGCATCACATCATGTAGGAGTTGGGGGATTTGTCATCAATCACAGAAATGAG GTCCTTGTAGTCCAAGAGAAGTACTGTGCTCCTGCAAATCGTGGTCTTTGGAAGATACCAACGGGATTTGTTCTACAG TCAGAGGAGATATACGAAGGAGCCGTAAGAGAAGTGAAGGAAGAAACTGGG ATTTGTACCGAGTTCATTGAAGTCATAGCATTCAG ACACGCACACAAGGTGGCATTTGAGAAGTCAGATTTGTTCTTCATCTGCATGTTAAGACCCCTGTCAGCTGAGATCACTGTTGATGATCCTGAAATTGAAGCGGCCAAG TGGATGCCTCTGGTTGAGTTTGTAGAGCAACCACTTCTCCAAGAAGATTCAATGTTCAAGAAGATCATAAATATCTGTATTGCTTGTGTTGAGAAACGTTACAGTGGACTATCTGCACATCACATGGTTTCCAAATTTGATG AGATTATTCCATGA